A region from the Ictalurus punctatus breed USDA103 chromosome 25, Coco_2.0, whole genome shotgun sequence genome encodes:
- the enah gene encoding protein enabled homolog isoform X3, whose protein sequence is MQLQPPTHCKLSGFILNERCAVSSKMEVHREQSICQARAAVMVYDDANKKWVPAGGSTGFSRVHIYHHTGNNAFRVVGRKIQDHQVVINCAIPKGLKYNQATLTFHQWRDARQVYGLNFGSKEDANVFASAMMHALEVLNSQDAGPTLPRQSPQVQNGPSPEELEMQRRQLQELQRQKELERERLEHERQERERLERESLEREHQERERMERERAEQERLERLERERQEQLESERAECERLERERAERERQEREHREQIEREDSDRGRRISNAAFESTLHTPPPPDCNKSSASSSPVSPSTPNYPPPSSSPSVVPPPTPPLRHSASRFATSKGSAFHPVLPHYATVPRRHPAQPTPSALPPAPASKTVVCQSTNFTPLPPSPPVMISSPPGKATGPRPVIAVPASSPLFSSSPTAPNGPPVTTQYHASSPVLGQPLPPPPTPPLPPHSLPQFTTPMTPYVSCPSTQPPVIPSPSTACPANADCSVNSVLGDSSAPEPDSVQAVPTLPPPPPLPPSSTVTPTSAGAPPLPGPPPPPPLPTTLTPTGPPPPPGPPPPPSGQVPPPAPPPPPAPPLPSGLFTPSPTGDDNKALSGLAAALAGAKLRRVSRNEEPSSVAIGGVVAPGAAKPEAARGNGPLPGGGGGGGGGLMEEMSALLARRYQHSPFRSGALSVDKVNASVLQVQRRITEKGSSPEPEPKAEEIEATVTPKLSACSTPDMPRKPWERTNTINGSKSPVIGRPRSTPTPTGSLSANGVPTETLDYDRLKQDILEEMRKELSKLKEELIDAIREELGKSSSA, encoded by the exons ATGCAGCTCCAGCCTCCGACGCACTGCAAGTTGTCTGGCTTCATCCTGAACGAAAGATGCGCCGTGTCTTCGAAAATGGAAGTCCACCG TGAGCAGAGTATCTGTCAGGCCCGGGCCGCTGTCATGGTGTACGACGACGCCAACAAGAAATGGGTTCCAGCCGGAGGTTCCACGGGTTTCAGCAGAGTCCACATCTATCACCATACAGGGAACAACGCTTTCCGGGTGGTCGGCCGCAAAATTCAGGACCACCAA GTGGTGATAAACTGTGCCATTCCCAAGGGACTCAAATATAACCAGGCAACGCTGACTTTCCATCAGTGGCGTGACGCACGCCAGGTGTACGGTCTTAACTTTGGCAGCAAGGAGGATGCTAATGTGTTTGCCAGTGCCATGATGCATGCTCTGGAGGTGCTCAACTCTCAGGATGCAG GCCCCACGCTGCCAAGACAGAGCCCTCAGGTGCAGAATGGCCCCTCGCCAGAGGAGCTGGAAATGCAGAGACG GCAGCTGCAGGAGCTGCAGCGTCAGAAGGAGCTCGAGCGCGAGCGTCTCGAGCACGAACGTCAGGAACGTGAGCGGCTGGAGCGCGAGTCGCTGGAGCGCGAGCATCAGGAGCGCGAGCGCATGGAGAGGGAGCGCGCAGAGCAGGAGCGTCTGGAGAGGTTGGAGCGGGAGCGCCAGGAGCAGCTGGAGAGCGAGCGCGCCGAATGTGAGCGGCTGGAGCGCGAGCGTGCCGAGAGGGAAAGGCAGGAGAGGGAGCATCGGGAGCAAATCGAGCGAGAGGACTCGGACAGAGGACGACGCATCTCCAACGCTG CCTTTGAGAGTACCCTCCACACCCCTCCACCTCCAGACTGCAACAAGAGCTCTGCCTCTTCTTCACCCGTATCCCCTTCCACCCCCAACTaccctcctccttcttcctcaCCCTCTGTAGTCCCGCCTCCCACCCCTCCTCTACGCCACTCTGCCTCTCGTTTTGCCACTTCGAAAGGCTCTGCCTTCCACCCAGTCCTACCTCATTATGCCACCGTCCCTCGGCGGCATCCGGCTCAGCCTACACCCTCAGCTCTGCCTCCTGCCCCAGCTTCCAAAACTGTGGTCTGCCAGTCCACCAATTTCACGCCCTTACCGCCATCGCCTCCGGTCATGATCAGCAGCCCCCCTGGCAAAGCCACCGGCCCCCGGCCTGTCATTGCCGTTCCAGCCTCTAGTcctcttttttcctcctcacCCACAGCACCCAATGGGCCTCCAGTCACCACTCAATACCATGCCTCTTCCCCAGTCTTGGGCCAGCCCCTTCCCCCACCCCCGACTCCACCCCTGCCTCCTCATTCCTTGCCCCAATTCACCACCCCCATGACCCCCTATGTGTCCTGTCCATCCACCCAGCCTCCTGTTATCCCCTCTCCTTCTACAGCCTGCCCTGCCAATGCTGATTGCTCTGTAAACTCGGTGCTGGGAGACTCCTCTGCTCCAGAGCCGG atTCAGTGCAGGCTGTCCCCACCCTGCCTCCTCCACCCCCTCTCCCACCCAGCTCCACTGTGACCCCAACTTCTGCTGGAGCCCCTCCCCTTCCTGGtccacctccacctcccccTCTCCCCACCACACTTACTCCCACAGGTCCGCCTCCTCCGCCTGgaccacctccacctccatctgGTCAGGTCCCGCCTCCTGCTCCCCCTCCGCCTCCGGCGCCGCCTCTACCCTCTGGTCTTTTTACTCCCTCCCCCACTGGCGATGACAACAAGGCCTTGTCCGGCCTGGCAGCTGCCCTCGCAGGCGCCAAGTTACGGAGAGTGTCGAGG AATGAAGAGCCCTCTAGTGTGGCCATCGGAGGTGTGGTGGCTCCCGGTGCTGCCAAGCCCGAGGCTGCCCGAGGAAACGGTCCTCTgcctggaggaggaggaggaggaggaggaggactcATGGAGGAGATGAGTGCCCTACTGGCCAGGAGGTACCAACACTCTCCATTCCGTAGTGGCGCTTTAAGCGTGGACAAAGTAAATGCGTCAGTGCTACAAGTGCA AAGAAGAATCACAGAGAAAGGATCATCACCAGAGCCTGAGCCGAAAGCG GAAGAAATCGAAGCAACCGTTACTCCAAAATTGTCGGCCTGTAGCACACCAG ACATGCCCAGAAAGCCATGGGAAAGGACAAACACTATAAACGGTAGCAAATCCCCAGTCATTGGAAG GCCAAGGTCTACGCCCACTCCTACTGGATCCCTAAGTGCCAATGGAGTGCCAACAGAAACTCTGGACTATGATAGATTGAAACAG GACATTCTGGAGGAGATGAGGAAGGAACTGTCAAAACTGAAAGAAGAACTTATTGATG CGATCAGGGAGGAGTTGGGCAAGTCCAGCTCTGCATAG
- the enah gene encoding protein enabled homolog isoform X1 — protein MQLQPPTHCKLSGFILNERCAVSSKMEVHREQSICQARAAVMVYDDANKKWVPAGGSTGFSRVHIYHHTGNNAFRVVGRKIQDHQVVINCAIPKGLKYNQATLTFHQWRDARQVYGLNFGSKEDANVFASAMMHALEVLNSQDAGPTLPRQSPQVQNGPSPEELEMQRRQLQELQRQKELERERLEHERQERERLERESLEREHQERERMERERAEQERLERLERERQEQLESERAECERLERERAERERQEREHREQIEREDSDRGRRISNAAFESTLHTPPPPDCNKSSASSSPVSPSTPNYPPPSSSPSVVPPPTPPLRHSASRFATSKGSAFHPVLPHYATVPRRHPAQPTPSALPPAPASKTVVCQSTNFTPLPPSPPVMISSPPGKATGPRPVIAVPASSPLFSSSPTAPNGPPVTTQYHASSPVLGQPLPPPPTPPLPPHSLPQFTTPMTPYVSCPSTQPPVIPSPSTACPANADCSVNSVLGDSSAPEPDSVQAVPTLPPPPPLPPSSTVTPTSAGAPPLPGPPPPPPLPTTLTPTGPPPPPGPPPPPSGQVPPPAPPPPPAPPLPSGLFTPSPTGDDNKALSGLAAALAGAKLRRVSRNEEPSSVAIGGVVAPGAAKPEAARGNGPLPGGGGGGGGGLMEEMSALLARRYQHSPFRSGALSVDKVNASVLQVQRRITEKGSSPEPEPKAEEIEATVTPKLSACSTPDMPRKPWERTNTINGSKSPVIGRRDAPWRNQMSTEKYCDSLNRPRSTPTPTGSLSANGVPTETLDYDRLKQDILEEMRKELSKLKEELIDAIREELGKSSSA, from the exons ATGCAGCTCCAGCCTCCGACGCACTGCAAGTTGTCTGGCTTCATCCTGAACGAAAGATGCGCCGTGTCTTCGAAAATGGAAGTCCACCG TGAGCAGAGTATCTGTCAGGCCCGGGCCGCTGTCATGGTGTACGACGACGCCAACAAGAAATGGGTTCCAGCCGGAGGTTCCACGGGTTTCAGCAGAGTCCACATCTATCACCATACAGGGAACAACGCTTTCCGGGTGGTCGGCCGCAAAATTCAGGACCACCAA GTGGTGATAAACTGTGCCATTCCCAAGGGACTCAAATATAACCAGGCAACGCTGACTTTCCATCAGTGGCGTGACGCACGCCAGGTGTACGGTCTTAACTTTGGCAGCAAGGAGGATGCTAATGTGTTTGCCAGTGCCATGATGCATGCTCTGGAGGTGCTCAACTCTCAGGATGCAG GCCCCACGCTGCCAAGACAGAGCCCTCAGGTGCAGAATGGCCCCTCGCCAGAGGAGCTGGAAATGCAGAGACG GCAGCTGCAGGAGCTGCAGCGTCAGAAGGAGCTCGAGCGCGAGCGTCTCGAGCACGAACGTCAGGAACGTGAGCGGCTGGAGCGCGAGTCGCTGGAGCGCGAGCATCAGGAGCGCGAGCGCATGGAGAGGGAGCGCGCAGAGCAGGAGCGTCTGGAGAGGTTGGAGCGGGAGCGCCAGGAGCAGCTGGAGAGCGAGCGCGCCGAATGTGAGCGGCTGGAGCGCGAGCGTGCCGAGAGGGAAAGGCAGGAGAGGGAGCATCGGGAGCAAATCGAGCGAGAGGACTCGGACAGAGGACGACGCATCTCCAACGCTG CCTTTGAGAGTACCCTCCACACCCCTCCACCTCCAGACTGCAACAAGAGCTCTGCCTCTTCTTCACCCGTATCCCCTTCCACCCCCAACTaccctcctccttcttcctcaCCCTCTGTAGTCCCGCCTCCCACCCCTCCTCTACGCCACTCTGCCTCTCGTTTTGCCACTTCGAAAGGCTCTGCCTTCCACCCAGTCCTACCTCATTATGCCACCGTCCCTCGGCGGCATCCGGCTCAGCCTACACCCTCAGCTCTGCCTCCTGCCCCAGCTTCCAAAACTGTGGTCTGCCAGTCCACCAATTTCACGCCCTTACCGCCATCGCCTCCGGTCATGATCAGCAGCCCCCCTGGCAAAGCCACCGGCCCCCGGCCTGTCATTGCCGTTCCAGCCTCTAGTcctcttttttcctcctcacCCACAGCACCCAATGGGCCTCCAGTCACCACTCAATACCATGCCTCTTCCCCAGTCTTGGGCCAGCCCCTTCCCCCACCCCCGACTCCACCCCTGCCTCCTCATTCCTTGCCCCAATTCACCACCCCCATGACCCCCTATGTGTCCTGTCCATCCACCCAGCCTCCTGTTATCCCCTCTCCTTCTACAGCCTGCCCTGCCAATGCTGATTGCTCTGTAAACTCGGTGCTGGGAGACTCCTCTGCTCCAGAGCCGG atTCAGTGCAGGCTGTCCCCACCCTGCCTCCTCCACCCCCTCTCCCACCCAGCTCCACTGTGACCCCAACTTCTGCTGGAGCCCCTCCCCTTCCTGGtccacctccacctcccccTCTCCCCACCACACTTACTCCCACAGGTCCGCCTCCTCCGCCTGgaccacctccacctccatctgGTCAGGTCCCGCCTCCTGCTCCCCCTCCGCCTCCGGCGCCGCCTCTACCCTCTGGTCTTTTTACTCCCTCCCCCACTGGCGATGACAACAAGGCCTTGTCCGGCCTGGCAGCTGCCCTCGCAGGCGCCAAGTTACGGAGAGTGTCGAGG AATGAAGAGCCCTCTAGTGTGGCCATCGGAGGTGTGGTGGCTCCCGGTGCTGCCAAGCCCGAGGCTGCCCGAGGAAACGGTCCTCTgcctggaggaggaggaggaggaggaggaggactcATGGAGGAGATGAGTGCCCTACTGGCCAGGAGGTACCAACACTCTCCATTCCGTAGTGGCGCTTTAAGCGTGGACAAAGTAAATGCGTCAGTGCTACAAGTGCA AAGAAGAATCACAGAGAAAGGATCATCACCAGAGCCTGAGCCGAAAGCG GAAGAAATCGAAGCAACCGTTACTCCAAAATTGTCGGCCTGTAGCACACCAG ACATGCCCAGAAAGCCATGGGAAAGGACAAACACTATAAACGGTAGCAAATCCCCAGTCATTGGAAG ACGGGATGCACCATGGAGAAATCAGATGAGTACTGAAAAGTACTGCGATTCCTTAAACAG GCCAAGGTCTACGCCCACTCCTACTGGATCCCTAAGTGCCAATGGAGTGCCAACAGAAACTCTGGACTATGATAGATTGAAACAG GACATTCTGGAGGAGATGAGGAAGGAACTGTCAAAACTGAAAGAAGAACTTATTGATG CGATCAGGGAGGAGTTGGGCAAGTCCAGCTCTGCATAG
- the enah gene encoding protein enabled homolog isoform X2, whose translation MEVEECVKVSFRVEQSICQARAAVMVYDDANKKWVPAGGSTGFSRVHIYHHTGNNAFRVVGRKIQDHQVVINCAIPKGLKYNQATLTFHQWRDARQVYGLNFGSKEDANVFASAMMHALEVLNSQDAGPTLPRQSPQVQNGPSPEELEMQRRQLQELQRQKELERERLEHERQERERLERESLEREHQERERMERERAEQERLERLERERQEQLESERAECERLERERAERERQEREHREQIEREDSDRGRRISNAAFESTLHTPPPPDCNKSSASSSPVSPSTPNYPPPSSSPSVVPPPTPPLRHSASRFATSKGSAFHPVLPHYATVPRRHPAQPTPSALPPAPASKTVVCQSTNFTPLPPSPPVMISSPPGKATGPRPVIAVPASSPLFSSSPTAPNGPPVTTQYHASSPVLGQPLPPPPTPPLPPHSLPQFTTPMTPYVSCPSTQPPVIPSPSTACPANADCSVNSVLGDSSAPEPDSVQAVPTLPPPPPLPPSSTVTPTSAGAPPLPGPPPPPPLPTTLTPTGPPPPPGPPPPPSGQVPPPAPPPPPAPPLPSGLFTPSPTGDDNKALSGLAAALAGAKLRRVSRNEEPSSVAIGGVVAPGAAKPEAARGNGPLPGGGGGGGGGLMEEMSALLARRYQHSPFRSGALSVDKVNASVLQVQRRITEKGSSPEPEPKAEEIEATVTPKLSACSTPDMPRKPWERTNTINGSKSPVIGRRDAPWRNQMSTEKYCDSLNRPRSTPTPTGSLSANGVPTETLDYDRLKQDILEEMRKELSKLKEELIDAIREELGKSSSA comes from the exons TGAGCAGAGTATCTGTCAGGCCCGGGCCGCTGTCATGGTGTACGACGACGCCAACAAGAAATGGGTTCCAGCCGGAGGTTCCACGGGTTTCAGCAGAGTCCACATCTATCACCATACAGGGAACAACGCTTTCCGGGTGGTCGGCCGCAAAATTCAGGACCACCAA GTGGTGATAAACTGTGCCATTCCCAAGGGACTCAAATATAACCAGGCAACGCTGACTTTCCATCAGTGGCGTGACGCACGCCAGGTGTACGGTCTTAACTTTGGCAGCAAGGAGGATGCTAATGTGTTTGCCAGTGCCATGATGCATGCTCTGGAGGTGCTCAACTCTCAGGATGCAG GCCCCACGCTGCCAAGACAGAGCCCTCAGGTGCAGAATGGCCCCTCGCCAGAGGAGCTGGAAATGCAGAGACG GCAGCTGCAGGAGCTGCAGCGTCAGAAGGAGCTCGAGCGCGAGCGTCTCGAGCACGAACGTCAGGAACGTGAGCGGCTGGAGCGCGAGTCGCTGGAGCGCGAGCATCAGGAGCGCGAGCGCATGGAGAGGGAGCGCGCAGAGCAGGAGCGTCTGGAGAGGTTGGAGCGGGAGCGCCAGGAGCAGCTGGAGAGCGAGCGCGCCGAATGTGAGCGGCTGGAGCGCGAGCGTGCCGAGAGGGAAAGGCAGGAGAGGGAGCATCGGGAGCAAATCGAGCGAGAGGACTCGGACAGAGGACGACGCATCTCCAACGCTG CCTTTGAGAGTACCCTCCACACCCCTCCACCTCCAGACTGCAACAAGAGCTCTGCCTCTTCTTCACCCGTATCCCCTTCCACCCCCAACTaccctcctccttcttcctcaCCCTCTGTAGTCCCGCCTCCCACCCCTCCTCTACGCCACTCTGCCTCTCGTTTTGCCACTTCGAAAGGCTCTGCCTTCCACCCAGTCCTACCTCATTATGCCACCGTCCCTCGGCGGCATCCGGCTCAGCCTACACCCTCAGCTCTGCCTCCTGCCCCAGCTTCCAAAACTGTGGTCTGCCAGTCCACCAATTTCACGCCCTTACCGCCATCGCCTCCGGTCATGATCAGCAGCCCCCCTGGCAAAGCCACCGGCCCCCGGCCTGTCATTGCCGTTCCAGCCTCTAGTcctcttttttcctcctcacCCACAGCACCCAATGGGCCTCCAGTCACCACTCAATACCATGCCTCTTCCCCAGTCTTGGGCCAGCCCCTTCCCCCACCCCCGACTCCACCCCTGCCTCCTCATTCCTTGCCCCAATTCACCACCCCCATGACCCCCTATGTGTCCTGTCCATCCACCCAGCCTCCTGTTATCCCCTCTCCTTCTACAGCCTGCCCTGCCAATGCTGATTGCTCTGTAAACTCGGTGCTGGGAGACTCCTCTGCTCCAGAGCCGG atTCAGTGCAGGCTGTCCCCACCCTGCCTCCTCCACCCCCTCTCCCACCCAGCTCCACTGTGACCCCAACTTCTGCTGGAGCCCCTCCCCTTCCTGGtccacctccacctcccccTCTCCCCACCACACTTACTCCCACAGGTCCGCCTCCTCCGCCTGgaccacctccacctccatctgGTCAGGTCCCGCCTCCTGCTCCCCCTCCGCCTCCGGCGCCGCCTCTACCCTCTGGTCTTTTTACTCCCTCCCCCACTGGCGATGACAACAAGGCCTTGTCCGGCCTGGCAGCTGCCCTCGCAGGCGCCAAGTTACGGAGAGTGTCGAGG AATGAAGAGCCCTCTAGTGTGGCCATCGGAGGTGTGGTGGCTCCCGGTGCTGCCAAGCCCGAGGCTGCCCGAGGAAACGGTCCTCTgcctggaggaggaggaggaggaggaggaggactcATGGAGGAGATGAGTGCCCTACTGGCCAGGAGGTACCAACACTCTCCATTCCGTAGTGGCGCTTTAAGCGTGGACAAAGTAAATGCGTCAGTGCTACAAGTGCA AAGAAGAATCACAGAGAAAGGATCATCACCAGAGCCTGAGCCGAAAGCG GAAGAAATCGAAGCAACCGTTACTCCAAAATTGTCGGCCTGTAGCACACCAG ACATGCCCAGAAAGCCATGGGAAAGGACAAACACTATAAACGGTAGCAAATCCCCAGTCATTGGAAG ACGGGATGCACCATGGAGAAATCAGATGAGTACTGAAAAGTACTGCGATTCCTTAAACAG GCCAAGGTCTACGCCCACTCCTACTGGATCCCTAAGTGCCAATGGAGTGCCAACAGAAACTCTGGACTATGATAGATTGAAACAG GACATTCTGGAGGAGATGAGGAAGGAACTGTCAAAACTGAAAGAAGAACTTATTGATG CGATCAGGGAGGAGTTGGGCAAGTCCAGCTCTGCATAG
- the enah gene encoding protein enabled homolog isoform X6, translated as MSEQSICQARAAVMVYDDANKKWVPAGGSTGFSRVHIYHHTGNNAFRVVGRKIQDHQVVINCAIPKGLKYNQATLTFHQWRDARQVYGLNFGSKEDANVFASAMMHALEVLNSQDAGPTLPRQSPQVQNGPSPEELEMQRRQLQELQRQKELERERLEHERQERERLERESLEREHQERERMERERAEQERLERLERERQEQLESERAECERLERERAERERQEREHREQIEREDSDRGRRISNAAFESTLHTPPPPDCNKSSASSSPVSPSTPNYPPPSSSPSVVPPPTPPLRHSASRFATSKGSAFHPVLPHYATVPRRHPAQPTPSALPPAPASKTVVCQSTNFTPLPPSPPVMISSPPGKATGPRPVIAVPASSPLFSSSPTAPNGPPVTTQYHASSPVLGQPLPPPPTPPLPPHSLPQFTTPMTPYVSCPSTQPPVIPSPSTACPANADCSVNSVLGDSSAPEPDSVQAVPTLPPPPPLPPSSTVTPTSAGAPPLPGPPPPPPLPTTLTPTGPPPPPGPPPPPSGQVPPPAPPPPPAPPLPSGLFTPSPTGDDNKALSGLAAALAGAKLRRVSRNEEPSSVAIGGVVAPGAAKPEAARGNGPLPGGGGGGGGGLMEEMSALLARRYQHSPFRSGALSVDKVNASVLQVQRRITEKGSSPEPEPKAEEIEATVTPKLSACSTPDMPRKPWERTNTINGSKSPVIGRRDAPWRNQMSTEKYCDSLNRPRSTPTPTGSLSANGVPTETLDYDRLKQDILEEMRKELSKLKEELIDAIREELGKSSSA; from the exons TGAGCAGAGTATCTGTCAGGCCCGGGCCGCTGTCATGGTGTACGACGACGCCAACAAGAAATGGGTTCCAGCCGGAGGTTCCACGGGTTTCAGCAGAGTCCACATCTATCACCATACAGGGAACAACGCTTTCCGGGTGGTCGGCCGCAAAATTCAGGACCACCAA GTGGTGATAAACTGTGCCATTCCCAAGGGACTCAAATATAACCAGGCAACGCTGACTTTCCATCAGTGGCGTGACGCACGCCAGGTGTACGGTCTTAACTTTGGCAGCAAGGAGGATGCTAATGTGTTTGCCAGTGCCATGATGCATGCTCTGGAGGTGCTCAACTCTCAGGATGCAG GCCCCACGCTGCCAAGACAGAGCCCTCAGGTGCAGAATGGCCCCTCGCCAGAGGAGCTGGAAATGCAGAGACG GCAGCTGCAGGAGCTGCAGCGTCAGAAGGAGCTCGAGCGCGAGCGTCTCGAGCACGAACGTCAGGAACGTGAGCGGCTGGAGCGCGAGTCGCTGGAGCGCGAGCATCAGGAGCGCGAGCGCATGGAGAGGGAGCGCGCAGAGCAGGAGCGTCTGGAGAGGTTGGAGCGGGAGCGCCAGGAGCAGCTGGAGAGCGAGCGCGCCGAATGTGAGCGGCTGGAGCGCGAGCGTGCCGAGAGGGAAAGGCAGGAGAGGGAGCATCGGGAGCAAATCGAGCGAGAGGACTCGGACAGAGGACGACGCATCTCCAACGCTG CCTTTGAGAGTACCCTCCACACCCCTCCACCTCCAGACTGCAACAAGAGCTCTGCCTCTTCTTCACCCGTATCCCCTTCCACCCCCAACTaccctcctccttcttcctcaCCCTCTGTAGTCCCGCCTCCCACCCCTCCTCTACGCCACTCTGCCTCTCGTTTTGCCACTTCGAAAGGCTCTGCCTTCCACCCAGTCCTACCTCATTATGCCACCGTCCCTCGGCGGCATCCGGCTCAGCCTACACCCTCAGCTCTGCCTCCTGCCCCAGCTTCCAAAACTGTGGTCTGCCAGTCCACCAATTTCACGCCCTTACCGCCATCGCCTCCGGTCATGATCAGCAGCCCCCCTGGCAAAGCCACCGGCCCCCGGCCTGTCATTGCCGTTCCAGCCTCTAGTcctcttttttcctcctcacCCACAGCACCCAATGGGCCTCCAGTCACCACTCAATACCATGCCTCTTCCCCAGTCTTGGGCCAGCCCCTTCCCCCACCCCCGACTCCACCCCTGCCTCCTCATTCCTTGCCCCAATTCACCACCCCCATGACCCCCTATGTGTCCTGTCCATCCACCCAGCCTCCTGTTATCCCCTCTCCTTCTACAGCCTGCCCTGCCAATGCTGATTGCTCTGTAAACTCGGTGCTGGGAGACTCCTCTGCTCCAGAGCCGG atTCAGTGCAGGCTGTCCCCACCCTGCCTCCTCCACCCCCTCTCCCACCCAGCTCCACTGTGACCCCAACTTCTGCTGGAGCCCCTCCCCTTCCTGGtccacctccacctcccccTCTCCCCACCACACTTACTCCCACAGGTCCGCCTCCTCCGCCTGgaccacctccacctccatctgGTCAGGTCCCGCCTCCTGCTCCCCCTCCGCCTCCGGCGCCGCCTCTACCCTCTGGTCTTTTTACTCCCTCCCCCACTGGCGATGACAACAAGGCCTTGTCCGGCCTGGCAGCTGCCCTCGCAGGCGCCAAGTTACGGAGAGTGTCGAGG AATGAAGAGCCCTCTAGTGTGGCCATCGGAGGTGTGGTGGCTCCCGGTGCTGCCAAGCCCGAGGCTGCCCGAGGAAACGGTCCTCTgcctggaggaggaggaggaggaggaggaggactcATGGAGGAGATGAGTGCCCTACTGGCCAGGAGGTACCAACACTCTCCATTCCGTAGTGGCGCTTTAAGCGTGGACAAAGTAAATGCGTCAGTGCTACAAGTGCA AAGAAGAATCACAGAGAAAGGATCATCACCAGAGCCTGAGCCGAAAGCG GAAGAAATCGAAGCAACCGTTACTCCAAAATTGTCGGCCTGTAGCACACCAG ACATGCCCAGAAAGCCATGGGAAAGGACAAACACTATAAACGGTAGCAAATCCCCAGTCATTGGAAG ACGGGATGCACCATGGAGAAATCAGATGAGTACTGAAAAGTACTGCGATTCCTTAAACAG GCCAAGGTCTACGCCCACTCCTACTGGATCCCTAAGTGCCAATGGAGTGCCAACAGAAACTCTGGACTATGATAGATTGAAACAG GACATTCTGGAGGAGATGAGGAAGGAACTGTCAAAACTGAAAGAAGAACTTATTGATG CGATCAGGGAGGAGTTGGGCAAGTCCAGCTCTGCATAG